From one Planktothrix agardhii NIES-204 genomic stretch:
- a CDS encoding plasmid stabilization system, producing the protein MYRIQFSKKAQRQFKALPQLVQEQLQPKIDALSINPRPFGIKALQGRKGLLRLRVGDYRIIYQIEDDLLIVLIVEVGHRREVYRN; encoded by the coding sequence ATGTACAGAATACAGTTTTCTAAAAAAGCCCAGCGTCAATTCAAGGCTTTGCCTCAACTTGTTCAAGAACAGCTTCAACCCAAAATTGACGCTTTATCAATTAATCCTAGACCTTTTGGGATAAAAGCCTTACAAGGGAGAAAAGGATTGTTACGTTTACGAGTAGGCGATTATAGAATCATTTATCAAATTGAAGATGACCTTCTCATTGTTCTAATTGTTGAAGTAGGTCATAGACGGGAAGTGTATAGGAACTAA
- a CDS encoding L-cysteine/cystine lyase produces the protein MTISSLKTHRQQFPALTNKAYFNYGGQGPLAQISMDAIFEGYKYMQSHGPFSGKVNQWQNQETQLTRHLLATELGILPETLTFTENVTVGCNIALWGIDWQPGDHLLISDCEHPGILAIIQEIQRRFYLEVSFFPLRETLNQNDPVGMISEYLKPHTRLLVISHILWNTGQVLPLTEIVNLCHNNYNTKVLVDAAQSVGVLPINLTETGVDFYAFTGHKWFCGPDGLGGLYVSTQSRSELSPTFIGWRSIIGDEQGKPISWTPDGKRYEVATSAYPLYAALRHAIALHHQWGTATERYQQICQNSQYLWQKLAEIPQIQCLKTSPPEAGLVSFQLTNGKSHKSLVNTLENQGIFLRTLLDPNCVRACVHYFTLSSEIDQLIDAINQFIAVS, from the coding sequence ATGACAATTTCTTCCCTAAAAACCCATCGCCAACAGTTTCCCGCCTTAACCAATAAAGCCTATTTTAATTATGGCGGACAAGGGCCATTAGCACAAATATCCATGGATGCTATTTTTGAAGGGTATAAATATATGCAATCCCATGGCCCTTTTTCGGGGAAAGTCAACCAATGGCAAAACCAAGAAACCCAATTAACTCGTCATTTACTGGCTACGGAATTAGGAATCTTACCGGAAACCCTCACCTTCACCGAAAATGTTACTGTAGGCTGTAATATTGCCCTCTGGGGAATTGATTGGCAACCCGGGGATCATCTGTTAATTTCCGATTGTGAACACCCAGGAATTTTAGCAATTATTCAAGAAATTCAACGTCGTTTTTATCTGGAAGTTTCATTTTTTCCCTTAAGAGAAACCTTAAACCAAAACGATCCCGTAGGGATGATTTCTGAATATTTAAAACCCCATACTCGTCTATTAGTGATTAGTCATATTTTATGGAATACGGGTCAAGTATTGCCCTTGACAGAAATTGTTAATCTTTGCCACAATAATTATAACACAAAAGTATTAGTAGATGCGGCTCAATCCGTAGGAGTTTTACCCATCAACTTAACAGAAACCGGGGTTGATTTTTATGCCTTTACGGGTCATAAATGGTTTTGTGGGCCAGATGGCTTAGGGGGGTTATATGTTAGTACCCAATCTCGATCAGAATTATCCCCAACCTTTATTGGATGGCGCAGTATTATCGGTGATGAACAGGGAAAACCTATCTCTTGGACACCGGATGGAAAACGCTATGAAGTGGCAACTTCCGCCTATCCATTATATGCGGCTTTACGCCATGCGATCGCTCTCCATCATCAATGGGGAACGGCAACGGAACGTTATCAACAAATTTGTCAAAATAGTCAATATTTATGGCAAAAATTAGCAGAAATTCCTCAAATTCAATGTTTAAAAACTTCTCCCCCAGAAGCGGGTTTAGTTTCCTTTCAACTCACTAATGGCAAATCCCATAAATCCTTAGTCAATACTTTAGAAAATCAAGGCATTTTCCTGAGAACTCTCCTCGATCCTAATTGCGTTAGAGCTTGTGTTCATTACTTTACCCTCTCCTCAGAAATTGATCAACTTATAGACGCCATTAACCAGTTTATTGCTGTTTCTTAA
- the mshD gene encoding mycothiol acetyltransferase has translation MNTLMIKSYEGQKDWSAIANLFKACQTVDHLSEDESLADLKLGLSSPNVNPQQDIRLWTDTEDQLLGLIGIEPLASKLVIDGYFGLYIHPSIRSSNLGKEMLRWCETRLREIGQQKQQMVQLRTYTLENQSQQNQLLKKQGFKVDRQFITMAKSLESPLSIPQLPSDFRLSHIQGKQDISAWVDLFNESFIDHWDHHELTLEQAQYWHNQPNYQPELDLVTIAPNGNFAAFCKCQLNSDQIGWIEWLGTRRGFRKLGLGKAMLFSGLSQLQKAGATTAKLSVDADSLTGATKLYESVGFQPVANWLSWVKPLSRQNLSQLFPQQATA, from the coding sequence ATGAATACCTTAATGATTAAATCCTACGAAGGTCAAAAAGATTGGTCGGCGATCGCTAATTTATTTAAAGCCTGTCAAACCGTTGATCATCTTAGCGAAGATGAAAGTTTAGCCGACTTAAAATTAGGTCTATCTTCTCCTAATGTTAATCCCCAACAAGATATCCGTCTGTGGACAGACACAGAGGATCAACTTTTAGGGTTAATTGGCATTGAACCCCTAGCCTCTAAACTGGTAATTGATGGATATTTTGGTCTATATATTCATCCGAGTATCCGATCTAGCAATTTAGGAAAAGAAATGTTGCGCTGGTGTGAAACTCGCCTGCGAGAAATCGGACAACAAAAACAACAAATGGTACAACTACGAACCTATACTTTAGAAAATCAAAGCCAACAAAATCAACTCCTGAAAAAACAAGGATTTAAAGTTGATCGTCAGTTTATTACCATGGCGAAATCCTTAGAATCTCCCTTATCTATTCCCCAACTTCCTTCGGATTTTAGGTTATCTCATATTCAAGGAAAACAAGATATTTCGGCTTGGGTAGATTTATTTAATGAGTCCTTTATTGACCATTGGGATCATCATGAATTAACCCTGGAACAAGCCCAATATTGGCACAATCAACCCAACTATCAACCGGAATTAGATTTAGTTACCATTGCCCCCAATGGCAACTTTGCAGCCTTCTGTAAATGTCAGTTAAATTCTGATCAAATCGGTTGGATCGAATGGTTAGGAACCCGACGAGGATTTCGGAAATTAGGCCTAGGAAAAGCTATGCTTTTTTCCGGTTTATCCCAACTCCAAAAAGCCGGAGCAACTACCGCAAAACTGAGCGTAGATGCCGATAGTTTGACCGGAGCAACTAAACTCTATGAATCCGTTGGTTTTCAACCCGTAGCCAATTGGTTATCCTGGGTTAAACCATTATCCCGTCAAAATCTCAGCCAACTTTTCCCCCAACAAGCCACGGCTTAA
- a CDS encoding Hsp33 protein — translation MLKTVNMADQLIRATAAEGGIRAVGVITTRLTEEARQRHKLSYVATAALGRTMAAGLLLASSMKRATSRVNIRIKGDGPLDGVLVDAGLNGTVRGYVGNPDVELPPNSQGKLDVGGAVGQNGYVRVVRDVGYGYPYTSTVELVSGEIGDDITNYLANSEQTPSALILGVFVDKQGVQAAGGLLLQVLPKAATDEELITKLESRVASLSGFTPLLRAHKTLPDILQELLGDIGLVILPESQLVRFDCSCSFERVLGALKMFGTEELQDMIEKDNGAEAKCEFCGEMYQANSDHLHQLIEDLRIKPEPEEVRKNSILF, via the coding sequence TTGTTAAAAACTGTAAACATGGCAGATCAACTAATTCGGGCAACGGCGGCAGAGGGCGGAATTCGGGCTGTAGGAGTGATTACCACCCGTTTGACGGAAGAAGCCAGACAACGACACAAACTGTCCTATGTGGCAACCGCAGCCCTAGGACGCACCATGGCCGCCGGGTTGCTCTTAGCATCGAGTATGAAGCGGGCCACATCCAGAGTCAATATCCGCATCAAGGGCGATGGGCCATTGGATGGGGTCTTGGTGGATGCGGGGTTAAATGGGACTGTCCGGGGCTATGTGGGCAACCCCGATGTGGAATTACCCCCCAATTCCCAGGGCAAATTAGATGTAGGTGGGGCTGTGGGCCAGAATGGTTATGTGCGAGTGGTGCGAGATGTTGGTTATGGCTATCCCTATACCAGCACAGTTGAATTAGTTTCTGGTGAAATTGGTGATGATATTACCAACTATTTAGCTAATTCTGAACAGACACCTTCGGCTTTAATCTTAGGGGTATTTGTTGATAAACAAGGAGTGCAAGCGGCGGGGGGTTTATTATTACAAGTATTACCAAAAGCCGCAACGGATGAAGAATTAATTACTAAATTAGAATCCCGGGTTGCTAGTTTATCTGGGTTTACTCCTTTATTGAGAGCGCATAAAACCCTACCGGATATTTTGCAAGAATTATTAGGAGATATAGGATTAGTAATTTTACCCGAATCTCAATTAGTTCGCTTTGATTGTAGTTGTTCTTTTGAACGGGTATTAGGGGCTTTAAAAATGTTCGGGACGGAAGAACTTCAAGATATGATTGAAAAAGATAACGGTGCGGAAGCAAAATGTGAATTTTGCGGAGAAATGTATCAGGCTAATTCCGATCATCTCCACCAACTGATTGAAGATTTACGCATAAAACCAGAACCGGAAGAAGTGCGGAAAAATTCGATTTTATTTTAA
- a CDS encoding hypothetical protein (protein of unknown function DUF820) — protein sequence MTATLIQPPQEKQSPLADHVLLKNISWQTYQLLLQDLAQQQGIRLIYDQGLLEIMTPLDPHEGNKKLLGRLVETLTEELNIEVRSLGSRTCQRQDLNRGFEPDQCYYIQNESLVWDKEQIDLQQDPPPDLIIEIDITSSSINQLELYRAFLVPEVWRYDGKNITFYQLEGESYRETDNSPTFPFLSKSDIMHFLELKKTTRENAWIGLFRKWVKSQIPTAN from the coding sequence ATGACAGCCACCCTGATTCAGCCACCCCAAGAGAAACAAAGTCCCCTTGCGGATCATGTTCTTTTGAAAAATATTAGTTGGCAAACCTATCAATTGCTGTTACAAGATTTAGCGCAACAGCAGGGGATTCGCTTGATTTATGACCAAGGTTTACTAGAAATTATGACACCTTTAGATCCCCACGAAGGTAACAAAAAACTATTAGGCCGTTTGGTAGAAACTCTGACTGAAGAATTAAATATTGAAGTCAGGAGTTTGGGTTCGAGAACTTGCCAACGTCAAGATTTAAACAGAGGTTTTGAACCCGATCAATGTTACTACATTCAAAATGAATCTTTAGTCTGGGATAAAGAGCAAATTGACCTGCAACAAGACCCACCACCGGATTTAATTATTGAAATTGATATTACCAGTAGCTCTATTAATCAATTAGAACTTTATAGAGCGTTTCTTGTACCGGAAGTTTGGCGGTATGATGGAAAAAATATAACATTCTATCAATTAGAAGGAGAATCCTACCGAGAAACCGATAACTCTCCTACTTTTCCCTTTCTTTCTAAAAGTGACATTATGCACTTTTTGGAGCTCAAGAAAACGACTAGGGAAAATGCTTGGATTGGCTTATTTCGTAAGTGGGTGAAAAGTCAAATTCCAACAGCAAATTGA
- the ntcA gene encoding global nitrogen regulator, producing MTYDRPLAEVFRSIGGGAFPPVVESFERSKTIFFPGDPAERVYVLIKGAVKLSRVYEAGEEITVALLRENSVFGVLSLITGHRSDRFYHAVAFTSVELLSVPIEQVEKALKSDPELPMVMLRGLSSRILQTEMMIETLAHRDMGSRLVSFLLILCRDFGVPGRDGIRIDLKLSHQAIAEAIGSTRVTVTRLLGDLRQKNMISIYKKKITVHNPVTLGQQFT from the coding sequence GTGACGTATGATAGACCGTTAGCAGAAGTGTTCCGCAGTATCGGCGGAGGGGCGTTCCCTCCTGTCGTGGAAAGCTTTGAACGGAGTAAGACGATCTTCTTTCCCGGCGATCCGGCGGAGCGCGTCTATGTTCTGATCAAAGGGGCGGTGAAATTGTCCAGAGTCTATGAAGCTGGAGAAGAAATTACCGTCGCTTTACTTCGAGAAAATAGTGTATTTGGTGTTTTATCGTTAATTACAGGTCATCGGTCAGATCGGTTTTATCATGCCGTTGCCTTTACCTCTGTAGAATTACTCTCAGTTCCGATTGAACAGGTGGAGAAAGCCCTGAAAAGCGATCCCGAACTGCCGATGGTGATGTTGCGCGGATTATCGTCTCGGATTTTACAAACAGAGATGATGATTGAAACCTTAGCTCACCGAGATATGGGATCGAGATTAGTTAGTTTTCTCCTGATTCTTTGTCGAGATTTTGGCGTACCGGGTAGAGACGGAATTCGGATTGATTTGAAACTTTCCCATCAGGCGATCGCAGAAGCGATTGGTTCCACGCGAGTTACCGTTACCCGTTTATTAGGAGATTTACGACAAAAAAACATGATCTCAATTTATAAGAAAAAGATCACAGTCCATAATCCCGTTACCCTAGGTCAACAATTTACTTAA
- a CDS encoding two-component sensor histidine kinase: MVNIYDTEMQFSLLPFSSINDLNLESTLKNLSLYDVQVDVNQPGIIVTRKLEENPLIPGVILTQDGQFSGMISRRRFLEHLSRPYGRELFLQRSIRSLQRFAKIELLVLSGDTLIVEAAHQVVKRSPELLYEPIIVQLTENYHQLLDIQQLLVAQSHIHQLATELLRQQAQSELIQTEKLASLGKMVAGVAHEIRNPVSCIVGNSSCLLNYYQDLMKLIQTYEENIEKPCTAIDDVKAEIDFEFLQPDLGEAIKSILVSSERLGQLVNSLHSFSHIDGNQRREINIHDCLDGTLLILKNRLKQKIEVVKNYGDIPLIKCYSGQLSQVFMNLISNAIDALEEREETDQQSPKIEINTRVKTLSEDQIYPAQLAQLSQVNRLLYCLPTYKESRSLIDQNILDIDVNSEWLSICIRDNGMGIPQEIQSRIFDTFFTTKPAGKGTGLGLAISYQIISEKHGGQLNFISDLGVGTEFEILLPII; the protein is encoded by the coding sequence ATGGTCAATATCTACGATACGGAAATGCAGTTTTCACTCCTTCCTTTCTCGTCAATTAATGACTTAAACTTAGAGTCAACTCTCAAGAATTTATCTTTATATGATGTTCAGGTTGATGTCAACCAACCTGGAATTATTGTGACTCGAAAGTTAGAAGAAAATCCCCTAATTCCAGGTGTAATATTAACTCAAGATGGTCAGTTTAGTGGGATGATTTCTCGACGGAGATTTTTAGAACATTTAAGTCGTCCCTATGGACGAGAATTATTTCTACAACGTTCTATTCGCTCATTACAACGGTTTGCTAAAATAGAATTATTGGTTTTATCTGGAGATACTTTAATTGTAGAAGCAGCCCATCAAGTTGTCAAGCGATCGCCTGAATTGTTATATGAACCAATTATAGTTCAGTTAACAGAAAATTATCATCAACTGCTGGATATTCAACAGTTATTAGTTGCTCAATCCCATATTCATCAATTAGCAACTGAATTATTACGTCAACAAGCTCAATCCGAATTAATTCAAACTGAAAAATTAGCCAGTTTAGGAAAAATGGTCGCTGGAGTTGCCCATGAAATCCGAAATCCTGTTAGTTGTATTGTAGGAAATTCTAGTTGTCTATTAAATTATTATCAAGATTTAATGAAGTTAATTCAAACCTATGAAGAAAATATAGAAAAACCTTGTACTGCGATTGATGATGTTAAAGCAGAAATTGATTTTGAATTTTTGCAACCAGACTTAGGAGAAGCAATTAAAAGTATTTTAGTTAGTTCAGAACGTCTGGGTCAACTGGTTAATAGTTTGCATAGTTTTTCTCATATCGATGGGAACCAACGGCGAGAAATTAATATCCATGATTGTCTGGATGGGACGTTATTAATTTTAAAAAATCGTCTGAAACAGAAAATAGAAGTAGTTAAAAACTATGGTGATATTCCTTTAATCAAGTGTTATTCGGGTCAACTCAGTCAAGTATTTATGAACCTAATTTCTAATGCCATTGATGCCTTAGAAGAAAGGGAAGAAACCGATCAACAATCCCCCAAAATCGAGATTAATACCAGGGTTAAAACCCTATCTGAAGATCAAATATATCCGGCTCAATTAGCCCAACTTTCTCAGGTAAATCGCTTATTATATTGTTTACCAACTTACAAAGAATCCCGATCTTTAATTGACCAAAATATTCTTGATATTGATGTTAACTCAGAATGGCTATCCATTTGTATTCGAGATAATGGAATGGGCATTCCCCAAGAAATTCAATCTCGAATTTTTGATACTTTTTTTACCACTAAACCCGCCGGAAAAGGCACCGGATTAGGATTAGCTATTAGTTACCAAATTATTAGCGAAAAACATGGGGGTCAACTGAACTTTATTTCTGATTTAGGGGTGGGGACGGAATTTGAGATTTTATTACCGATTATTTAA
- a CDS encoding hypothetical protein (hypothetical protein S7335_1671) has translation MLELHCHTTYSDGQLTPTELVKAAAEAGVKALAITDHDTLSGWEEAFQAAQFYDIEIVPGVELSTVHNERSLHILGFYPDRDKLENPLKERLNGRKNRANEIIAKLAELGYPIELEPMGEGMAVARPHIAMAMFKAGYVKSTKEAFDRWLGEHKPAFVQYDKFSSIDGIKLLKSCGAIPVWAHPYLYQGGKIETVFQELLEAGLMGLEVYHPHHSLSQIQRLEKLCDEHGLLKTGGSDYHGIGEINQFNLPLSLLETMKQSVISF, from the coding sequence ATGTTAGAACTGCACTGTCATACCACTTACTCTGATGGTCAACTGACTCCAACGGAACTGGTCAAAGCCGCCGCCGAGGCTGGAGTTAAGGCATTAGCAATTACAGATCATGATACTTTATCCGGTTGGGAAGAAGCATTTCAGGCGGCGCAATTCTATGATATAGAAATTGTCCCAGGTGTGGAATTATCAACGGTTCATAACGAAAGATCATTACATATTTTAGGGTTTTATCCTGATAGAGATAAATTAGAAAATCCTCTTAAAGAACGTTTAAATGGACGCAAAAATAGAGCCAATGAAATCATAGCAAAACTGGCTGAACTTGGTTATCCAATTGAGTTAGAACCCATGGGGGAAGGAATGGCTGTGGCACGTCCTCATATTGCCATGGCGATGTTTAAAGCGGGTTATGTTAAGTCTACTAAAGAAGCTTTTGATCGCTGGTTAGGAGAACATAAACCCGCATTTGTTCAGTATGACAAATTCTCTAGTATTGATGGGATTAAATTATTAAAATCCTGTGGTGCAATTCCCGTTTGGGCTCATCCTTATTTATATCAAGGGGGAAAGATTGAAACGGTTTTTCAAGAATTATTAGAAGCTGGATTAATGGGGTTAGAAGTTTATCATCCCCATCATAGTTTATCACAAATTCAACGGTTAGAAAAACTTTGTGATGAACATGGTCTATTAAAAACTGGAGGGAGTGATTATCATGGCATAGGAGAAATCAATCAGTTTAATTTACCTCTGAGTTTATTAGAAACCATGAAACAATCAGTTATCAGTTTTTAA
- a CDS encoding helicase-like protein, which produces MKSSLGIQLGRVFEIGFNLGILTYFKQRQFKQSYQDIYVTPLSQIYLYKISEKLANENHYFDGSDRKTILNWVKLFLQKGWTSGVTFIREYREATAWKYDREIEIVYFQCDFYNDNCFNLIEKTESDAYREVLETQGFNNVDIIHYKRTGEFLRADTLLLTRYRDQYRILVVDLSTFTTSAIYAIQDIKNIDTLKNLLKKELNYIRSKSQFCGLEIDLGEKNNYQVFSQKLYQYFSAFSTKDKEGVKVIQSCSYAWSFYDFLLQSRHLKSSDIVKFNCFGYSDRLINGISLNLESSLKILKTCYDIYRGKVEVNIKENREKVLNVIKSNGSKSFKNSGDFVRKIIESQPNQITSIAHQEVLKVGESDFFNTADNIPETLQRSLNLTQPNLSLRDAHAELIQRSLSDPKIPYLFLTGNPGIGKTTAIANYILHHLEVGTLLFYVSPRIQVNRDIIEKFCDPVTHQLKDHIICLNTNAMILNDQKGGCAVESYYNLFSEDVQIGKVKFLNASLERDYQYKSSQRFGRNSEEILEVKPQNQAGVLASLSEAIHTCFIHPDQFPNNIIATASIQALKETRSGNTLKHLKRIFSSVYNSSTRRVIPEKVKLLSQRLKNIFIMIDEITGSSEGVAFLHGIKIFIEEYDLLNPDYGFNIKVITADASLTLKDVVESHLSDQNVQADKIFVRQVSSTQQQCLWVDQFKFLNQYPATLINANSYPASQLTIDYQVLIHSVNDQENNEDNSTLINQMIDIIKSDILQRLNQNQGQIIVYIQNKDKLKKLIDLIAKQLPKFEVKEDYLEIHASLSEYEITNIQKYKDSVNVIFMTASASRGLSFPNTRYILVEIPGFQIEQNLMEIIQVIYRGRGGSLDQGEKFIKFYLSDKAIYFTPKVDQDNHPLSPAQSQELAKISLQESCLSALNILIILKASIMTRIVGSGQIGFQSYVMIPIGGKSIKQGGDSFLGSMVTLYQEVQKESKKRRQDQRLKEISQRLLNLLSAQKIEIYRPPVTSKNQQEVSYLSLGWEILSKLEKSLDQFLDLPPLEKTYVRGSLLIIPLSEKTVREINYIDLSRIFALENSDFLQQLWGLAKENYPKQIKTLVASALELVYSLGEVKERSQQVIQTSKSCDRYYAFPIQTFLTFPELEEYFLSNLQLPPSFQDILRRLVYALASADNILPADGNYKNLPYVVFNTNSMDKLGKNLFNENQLFHSKEMNILNLILSQSD; this is translated from the coding sequence ATGAAATCTTCATTGGGAATACAATTAGGTCGAGTTTTTGAAATTGGGTTTAATTTAGGAATTTTAACCTATTTTAAACAAAGACAATTTAAACAATCCTATCAGGATATTTATGTAACTCCCCTAAGTCAGATTTATCTCTATAAAATTAGTGAAAAATTAGCGAATGAAAATCATTATTTTGATGGGTCAGATCGCAAAACGATTTTGAATTGGGTGAAGTTATTTTTGCAAAAAGGTTGGACTTCTGGGGTGACTTTTATTCGAGAATATAGGGAAGCAACGGCATGGAAATATGATCGAGAAATTGAGATTGTCTATTTTCAATGCGATTTTTATAATGATAACTGTTTTAATCTGATCGAAAAAACTGAAAGCGACGCTTATCGAGAGGTTTTAGAAACTCAAGGGTTTAATAATGTTGATATTATTCACTATAAACGCACAGGAGAGTTTTTAAGAGCAGATACGTTATTATTGACTCGCTATCGTGATCAATATCGAATTTTAGTGGTAGATTTATCAACTTTTACTACTTCTGCGATCTATGCGATTCAGGATATTAAAAATATTGATACTCTGAAAAATTTATTAAAAAAAGAGTTGAATTATATTCGCTCAAAATCTCAATTTTGTGGGTTAGAAATCGATCTGGGAGAGAAAAATAACTATCAGGTTTTTTCTCAAAAGTTATACCAATATTTTTCTGCTTTTTCGACCAAAGATAAAGAAGGGGTAAAAGTTATTCAATCTTGTAGTTATGCTTGGAGTTTTTATGATTTTTTGTTACAAAGTCGCCATTTAAAATCCAGTGATATCGTAAAATTTAACTGTTTTGGATATAGCGATCGCCTGATTAATGGAATTTCTCTGAATTTAGAATCATCATTAAAGATTTTAAAAACTTGTTATGATATCTACCGGGGTAAAGTAGAAGTCAATATTAAAGAAAACCGCGAAAAGGTTTTGAATGTGATCAAAAGTAATGGGTCAAAAAGTTTTAAAAATTCTGGTGATTTTGTTAGAAAAATTATTGAATCACAACCTAATCAAATTACCTCTATTGCTCATCAAGAAGTCTTAAAAGTTGGGGAATCAGACTTTTTTAATACTGCTGATAATATTCCTGAAACCTTACAGCGATCGCTTAATTTAACCCAACCAAACTTATCTCTAAGAGATGCTCATGCTGAGTTAATTCAGCGATCGCTCTCCGACCCCAAAATCCCCTATTTATTCCTAACTGGAAACCCAGGAATTGGTAAAACCACAGCTATTGCTAACTATATTTTACACCATTTAGAAGTAGGAACACTCTTATTTTATGTCAGTCCTCGGATTCAAGTCAATCGGGATATTATCGAAAAATTTTGCGATCCTGTTACCCATCAATTAAAAGATCACATTATTTGTTTAAATACCAATGCGATGATTTTAAATGATCAAAAAGGCGGTTGTGCGGTTGAATCTTATTATAATCTATTTTCCGAAGATGTACAAATCGGAAAAGTTAAGTTTTTAAATGCTAGTTTAGAGCGAGATTATCAGTATAAATCCTCTCAACGATTTGGGCGAAATTCTGAAGAAATTTTAGAAGTAAAACCGCAAAATCAAGCGGGAGTTTTAGCGAGTTTATCGGAAGCAATTCATACTTGTTTTATTCATCCCGATCAATTTCCTAATAATATTATTGCGACCGCATCAATTCAAGCGTTAAAAGAAACAAGATCAGGAAATACCTTAAAACATTTAAAACGAATTTTTAGCAGTGTTTATAATTCTTCTACCCGTCGTGTCATTCCTGAAAAAGTTAAACTGCTATCGCAACGGTTGAAGAATATTTTTATTATGATTGATGAAATTACCGGATCATCAGAAGGGGTTGCTTTTTTACATGGAATTAAGATTTTTATCGAAGAATATGACTTATTAAATCCTGATTATGGGTTTAATATTAAAGTGATTACTGCGGATGCTTCTTTAACCTTAAAAGATGTGGTTGAAAGTCATTTATCCGATCAAAACGTCCAAGCAGATAAAATTTTTGTTCGACAGGTTTCCTCAACCCAGCAACAGTGTTTATGGGTGGATCAGTTTAAATTTTTAAATCAATACCCAGCAACTTTAATTAATGCAAATTCCTATCCCGCTTCTCAATTAACAATAGATTATCAAGTCTTGATTCACTCAGTCAATGACCAAGAAAATAACGAAGATAATTCAACCTTAATTAATCAAATGATCGATATCATTAAAAGCGATATTTTGCAACGGTTAAATCAAAATCAAGGTCAAATTATTGTTTATATTCAAAATAAGGATAAACTCAAAAAACTGATTGATCTAATTGCGAAGCAACTCCCTAAGTTTGAGGTAAAAGAAGATTATTTAGAAATTCATGCGAGTCTTTCTGAGTATGAAATCACCAATATTCAAAAATATAAGGATAGCGTTAATGTCATTTTTATGACTGCTTCCGCATCTCGCGGTTTATCCTTCCCAAATACCAGGTATATTTTAGTAGAAATTCCAGGGTTTCAAATCGAACAAAATTTAATGGAAATTATTCAAGTTATCTATAGAGGTCGCGGGGGAAGTTTAGATCAAGGGGAAAAATTTATTAAGTTTTATCTATCGGATAAAGCAATCTATTTTACCCCTAAAGTTGATCAAGATAATCACCCTTTATCTCCAGCACAATCTCAGGAATTAGCCAAAATTTCTTTACAAGAATCCTGTTTAAGTGCGTTGAATATTCTGATTATTTTAAAAGCATCAATTATGACTCGAATTGTAGGATCGGGTCAAATTGGATTTCAAAGTTATGTGATGATTCCAATTGGGGGAAAGTCAATTAAACAAGGAGGAGATAGTTTTTTAGGGTCAATGGTAACTCTATATCAGGAAGTCCAAAAAGAGTCTAAAAAGCGTCGTCAAGATCAACGCTTAAAGGAGATTTCCCAACGGTTATTAAATTTATTGTCCGCTCAAAAAATAGAAATTTATCGTCCTCCTGTCACCTCTAAAAATCAACAAGAAGTATCTTATTTATCTTTGGGATGGGAAATTTTATCTAAATTGGAAAAAAGTTTAGATCAATTTTTGGATCTTCCCCCATTAGAAAAAACCTATGTGCGAGGAAGTTTATTGATTATTCCGTTATCGGAAAAAACGGTTAGGGAAATTAATTATATTGATTTATCTCGGATTTTTGCTTTAGAAAATAGCGATTTTCTTCAACAACTCTGGGGTTTGGCAAAGGAAAATTACCCCAAACAAATTAAGACACTGGTTGCTTCTGCTTTGGAATTAGTCTACAGTTTAGGGGAGGTTAAAGAGCGATCACAACAAGTAATACAAACTTCTAAAAGTTGCGATCGCTATTATGCTTTTCCCATTCAAACTTTTTTAACTTTTCCCGAATTAGAGGAATATTTTTTAAGTAATTTGCAGTTACCTCCATCCTTTCAGGATATTTTAAGACGCTTAGTTTATGCTCTCGCTTCTGCGGATAATATTCTACCTGCTGATGGGAATTATAAAAATCTTCCCTATGTGGTTTTTAATACTAACTCGATGGATAAACTTGGTAAAAATTTGTTTAATGAAAATCAACTTTTTCACTCTAAGGAAATGAATATTTTAAACTTAATTTTGTCTCAAAGTGATTGA